A DNA window from Centropristis striata isolate RG_2023a ecotype Rhode Island chromosome 10, C.striata_1.0, whole genome shotgun sequence contains the following coding sequences:
- the evx2 gene encoding homeobox even-skipped homolog protein 2, which yields MMERIRKEMILMERGLHSPVAGKRLADTPVNSVLEALENSQHSGRLSPRITSASLHGNLGDIPTKGKFEIDSLFGTHHNSENSSSAEISSSESRKKMSLYSEVSPDSDINSDVEVGCPSHRSPSQHKENNKGFSDSSGSSNISSNSLQNMNGNSSGGNNSNSDQVRRYRTAFTREQIGRLEKEFYRENYVSRPRRCELAAALNLPETTIKVWFQNRRMKDKRQRLAMSWPHPADPSFYTYMMTHAAATGSLPYPFHSHMPLHYYPHVGVTAAAAAAAASGAASSPFATSIRPLDTFRALSHPYSRPELLCSFRHPGLYQSPAGLNSSAAASAAAAAAAAAAAVSAPSATGPCSCLSCHSSQAASALGSRSASADFTCTASGQRSESGFLPYSAAVLSKTSVPSPDQREESSLNR from the exons ATGATGGAGAGAATAAGAAAAGAGATGATATTGATGGAGAGAGGGCTGCACAGTCCCGTCGCAGGGAAGAGGCTCGCAGACACGCCTGTAAATTCAGTGCTGGAGGCCCTGGAAAACTCTCAGCACAGCGGACGGCTCAGCCCGAGAATAACTTCGGCTTCTCTCCATGGAAATCTGGGGGACATCCCGACCAAAGGCAAATTTGAAATTGACAGTCTTTTCGGGACGCACCACAACAGTGAGAATAGCTCTTCGGCGGAGATTTCCTCGTCAGAAAGCAGGAAGAAAATGAGCCTTTACTCCGAAGTTTCGCCAGATTCAGATATTAACAGCGATGTGGAGGTGGGGTGCCCTTCGCACCGCTCCCCGAGCCAGCACAAGGAAAACAACAAAG gttttTCAGACAGTTCTGGATCCTCCAACATTAGCTCGAATTCCCTGCAGAATATGAACGGTAACTCTTCGGGGGGAAACAATTCAAACAGCGACCAGGTGAGAAGATACCGGACAGCTTTCACCAGGGAACAGATCGGGAGACTGGAGAAAGAGTTTTACAGGGAAAATTACGTTTCCAGACCGAGAAGATGTGAACTGGCCGCAGCGCTCAACCTGCCCGAGACGACGATTAAG gtgTGGTTCCAGAACAGGCGGATGAAGGATAAGAGGCAGCGCTTGGCGATGTCCTGGCCCCATCCTGCAGACCCCAGCTTCTACACTTACATGATGACGCACGCAGCAGCTACAGGAAGCCTACCTTACCCTTTCCACTCGCACATGCCTCTACATTACTACCCGCACGTCGGTGTCACGGCAGCAGcggccgccgccgccgcctccGGCGCCGCCTCTTCACCTTTCGCCACTTCCATCCGGCCCCTCGACACCTTCCGGGCGCTGTCCCACCCGTACTCGCGGCCGGAGCTCCTGTGCAGCTTCAGGCACCCGGGACTCTACCAGTCACCCGCAGGGCTCAATAGCTCGGCGGCAGCGTCTGCGGCGGCCGCGGCTGCGGCAGCGGCGGCGGCGGTGAGCGCGCCGTCAGCCACCGGGCCTTGTTCGTGTCTCAGCTGCCACAGCAGCCAGGCGGCCAGCGCGCTCGGCTCCAGGAGCGCCAGCGCGGACTTTACCTGCACAGCTTCCGGGCAAAGATCCGAGAGTGGATTTCTGCCCTATTCTGCGGCTGTTCTCAGCAAAACCTCAGTCCCGTCTCCAGACCAGCGAGAAGAAAGTTCACTTAACAGATAA